A genomic window from Fusarium oxysporum Fo47 chromosome X, complete sequence includes:
- a CDS encoding regulator of G protein signaling domain-containing protein — translation MSKGTITQSSSRLLCASNDDRPQSKDLQDLFSALLASLLPLVPHRVRFIKIEHTFLAEDAIHNLGNLKLTQSNRMPDPSNPSGTVVSTSTTTFSMNKNTARNLCQQFVDARYIESADGKPDQVFQQRGGVWRPTSKGIMIFDWFCQSNGLYQDQLSELHCLITGPLLHLERDVKTDKCHVDRATTEVVFCRLIGVDGRGKKGPYSEGAAGIRLQPERKVNGKTYHDTCTGQVIAEWLRDNTTCVDLREAVNMATHFVHYNLIESVTTDMAYMNQFAACKLFQPTPIAIYQLSQRGQDLVETSSSSRCSSQGKTDSSSAKGGVNESNRHKLEKILLDPTLRLLFRENLRETYCEESLAFYEQADEIIRDSKAMLETMLKDKKGDDAANELLSQAHVVFNTFLAPGSPREVNVNHKIRSSLAQRMTKAQALDATVSDTLKEVTSLLETAQDAVFKLMATDSVPKFLNNPAAESRLVQAGVR, via the exons ATGTCAAAGGGAACAATTACACAGTCGTCGTCGCGATTGCTATGCGCGTCAAACGATGACCGACCGCAATCAAAG GACCTCCAGGATCTCTTTTCCGCTCTCCTCGCCAGTCTTCTCCCTCTCGTCCCTCATCGCGTCcgcttcatcaagatcgaACATACATTCCTCGCCGAAGATGCTATCCACAACCTCGGCAATCTCAAACTTACCCAGTCAAATCGTATGCCCGATCCTAGCAACCCATCGGGCACCGTCGTCTCCACCTCCACAACAACCTTCTCCATGAACAAGAACACAGCCCGAAATTTGTGTCAGCAATTCGTCGATGCCCGATATATCGAGTCTGCCGATGGAAAGCCCGACCAGGTGTTTCAACAAAGAGGTGGAGTATGGAGACCAACGTCCAAGGGTATCATGATCTTTGACTGGTTCTGTCAATCAAATGGCCTTTACCAGGATCAGCTTAGCGAGCTGCATTGTCTCATTACAGGGCCTTTGTTGCATCTGGAACGAGATGTCAAGACCGATAAGTGCCACGTCGATCGAGCCACCACTGAGGTCGTCTTCTGTCGGTTGATCGGTGTTGACGGACGAGGCAAGAAGGGGCCTTACTCAGAGGGTGCAGCAGGTATCCGACTCCAGCCAGAACGCAAGGTGAATGGGAAGACATACCATGATACTTGCACTGGCCAAGTCATCGCTGAGTGGCTGCGAGACAACACGACATGCGTCGATCTACGAGAAGCCGTCAACATGGCAACCCACTTCGTGCACTACAACCTCATCGAGTCAGTGACAACAGATATGGCCTACATGAATCAATTCGCCGCCTGCAAACTCTTCCAACCCACTCCCATCGCCATCTACCAACTCTCCCAACGCGGTCAAGACCTTGTCGAGACTAGCTCATCGAGTCGCTGCTCATCACAAGGCAAGACAgactcatcatcagcaaagGGCGGCGTCAACGAAAGCAACCGCcacaagcttgagaagatccttCTCGACCCTACACTGCGATTGTTGTTCCGTGAGAACCTTCGAGAGACTTACTGTGAAGAGAGTCTTGCATTCTACGAGCAGGCTGATGAGATCATTCGGGACTCTAAGGCCATGCTCGAGACGATGCTaaaggacaagaagggcGATGATGCCGCGAatgagcttctttctcaagcCCATGTTGTCTTTAACACCTTCCTCGCACCCGGGTCACCGCGAGAGGTCAACGTCAACCACAAGATCCGATCAAGTCTTGCTCAACGAATGACCAAGGctcaagctcttgatgcCACGGTATCAGATACCTTGAAAGAGGTGACATCGCTATTAGAGACTGCACAAGATGCCGTCTTCAAACTCATGGCCACT GACTCGGTGCCCAAGTTCCTCAACAACCCAGCAGCCGAAAGCCGACTTGTTCAGGCCGGCGTGCGATGA
- a CDS encoding histidine phosphatase superfamily: MSDPKCLYKFTFEPGWFVDYPVISHSCPGSKLTTQPNLGLPDDREWTRLTEHVERLNHQDNSYFIHKILLVARHGHGVHNDVMEEVGSEEWKNHWSKLPGDANRTWLDAELVEKGVEQATDLGKMYAEGIRHAGFPVPDTIYTSPLARGLKTTSLIFKEIIVGQGIEFRPIVKEYLRERLTNHTCDKRRTRQWIQASYPDYELESGFAEEDVLWHADQSESNEAHIARTQELLEDVWRHDSGSCIALTTHSFTISTILEVIGAPEFRMGEGAMVAFLVKGEKFNAK, from the exons ATGTCAGATCCTAAATGCTTGTATAAGTTCACCTTCGAACCTGGTTGGTTTGTTGACTATCCCGTAATTTCCCACTCATGTCCTGGATCGAAGCTCACCACTCAGCCAAACCTCGGTTTGCCTGATGATCGAGAATGGACGAGACTTACTGAACACGTCGAAAGATTAAATCACCAGGACAATTCATATTTCATACATAAAATCTTGCTGGTTGCGCGACATGGCCACGGTGTTCACAACGATGTGATGGAGGAGGTTGGGTCAGAAGAATGGAAG AATCATTGGTCAAAGCTACCCGGTGACGCAAATAGAACTTGGCTTGATGCCGAGCTTGTTGAAAAGGGAGTCGAACAAGCTACAGACCTCGGGAAGATGTATGCCGAGGGCATCCGGCATGCGGGCTTCCCCGTCCCCGACACTATCTATACCAGCCCGCTTGCTCGAGGCCTCAAGACAACGAGTCTGATTTTCAAAGAGATCATCGTGGGACAAGGGATAGAGTTCAGGCCTATAGTGAAAGAGTATCTTCGAGAACGACTTACCAATCATACATGCGATAAGCGGAGGACGAGACAGTGGATTCAAGCCTCTTATCCCGACTATGAGTTGGAATCTGGCTTCGCCGAAGAAGATGTGTTATGGCATGCTGATCAATCAGAGTCGAATGAAGCACACATTGCCCGGACACAAGAACTACTTGAGGATGTTTGGAGACATGATTCGGGATCATGCATTGCTTTGACCACTCACTCATTCACCATATCTACTATCCTAGAAGTTATTGGGGCGCCTGAGTTTCGGATGGGCGAAGGCGCTATGGTGGCATTCTTGGTCAAAGGCGAGAAGTTTAACGcaaaataa
- a CDS encoding heterokaryon incompatibility protein-domain-containing protein — protein sequence MALDYSKFPVKTGELRLVSLDSWASDITKAEWKLRVVSLHDPLTRYHALSYRWGAPINEEPFKSYTNELVAPIKIGNGELKVARNLLDFLVQVKEDQRLKDKEFWIDAICINQNDNDERSYQVSSMMAEIYRRANPVIAWLGDSDAHTKRAFDHMAKVADRNILPSLGIPTRQTGSEHSDEDEACWEAIGKIFDRTYWNRSWIIQELVLPEHVTLRCGAYSTDWDVFVKASHNIATSPLKQFYDSRPAEGTSSSTSSLKASRNYGVPAILKATKSTMTTEHWANVLLYTLIRSRDCEATELGDKAYALLGLIQGREGIEQLPPLLCPTYGKDCSPGKTYLDIATQLLTDCEDLLVLSCAEGFRNVKLNGADLPSWVPDWSVRYPLGLRVTGYKRYQADSIFFSPDTNFSREEKLTLWPATFDKNELTMTIRGMQVDKISFVAESKRDVVNCKPFPRFLDMLLRLPEKYGVTGEGRMEVFWRTVTKNTYGEARPSSAKRIINGAWFHKMDKRENAEAFNKFWPHDAEWLATTKGCESVSSMEFGSQFAYGEYLRPFVTEKGYVGLGSQNLQKGDTVWVVPRSRVLLIFRHLGEFDPQADHHCQLIGGAYLHGFMDGSWRGKKATKDDTQAIIIH from the exons ATGGCTCTAGACTATTCAAAGTTCCCAGTCAAAACTGGTGAATTGCGTCTAGTGTCACTCGACAGTTGGGCTTCAGATATCACCAAAGCAGAATGGAAGCTAAGAGTAGTAAGCTTGCATGATCCATTGACACGCTACCACGCTCTTTCATATAGATGGGGAGCGCCAATCAACGAGGAGCCTTTCAAATCATATACAAACGAGCTTGTCGCGCCTATCAAAATTGGCAATGGGGAACTTAAGGTTGCTAGAAACCTGCTGGACTTCCTAGTCCAGGTGAAGGAAGACCAAAGGTTGAAAGATAAGGAGTTCTGGATCGACGCGATATGCATAAATCAGAATGATAACGATGAGAGGAGTTACCAAGTCAGCAGCATGATGGCTGAGATCTACAGAAGAGCAAATCCTGTCATTGCATGGCTTGGGGACTCGGATGCGCATACGAAGCGAGCTTTCGATCACATGGCTAAGGTAGCTGATCGGAACATCCTTCCATCCTTGGGTATACCAACTAGGCAAACAGGTTCTGAGCATtctgatgaagacgaggcCTGTTGGGAGGCCATTGGGAAGATTTTCGATCGTACCTACTGGAACAGATCATGGATCATCCAAGAACTCGTACTCCCGGAGCACGTAACTCTCCGCTGCGGAGCGTACTCAACAGATTGGGATGTATTCGTGAAGGCCTCACATAACATAGCAACAAGCCCTTTGAAGCAGTTCTACGATAGTCGACCCGCCGAGGGAACGTCATCTTCCACCAGCAGCTTGAAAGCGTCCCGTAACTACGGAGTGCCGGCGATTCTCAAGGCAACGAAATCAACTATGACCACAGAGCACTGGGCCAATGTGCTATTATACACGCTGATACGATCCCGTGACTGCGAGGCTACAGAGCTTGGGGACAAAGCGTACGCTCTGCTGGGTCTTATCCAAGGTCGTGAAGGTATTGAACAGTTGCCGCCATTGCTGTGCCCGACATATGGAAAGGATTGCAGTCCTGGAAAGACGTACCTCGACATCGCCACTCAACTTCTCACGGACTGTGAGGATCTGCTCGTCCTTTCTTGCGCAGAGGGTTTTCGCAATGTTAAGTTGAACGGCGCAGACCTTCCCTCCTGGGTTCCTGACTGGAGTGTCAGATATCCTCTTGGTCTCAGAGTCACAGGATATAAGAGATATCAAGCAGATTCAATCTTCTTTTCGCCGGACACGAATTTCTCACGTGAAGAGAAGCTCACCCTTTGGCCTGCTACATTCGACAAGAATGAGCTTACTATGACTATCCGCGGAATGCAAGTGGACAAGATCTCTTTCGTTGCAGAGTCAAAGCGCGATGTTGTGAATTGCAAACCTTTTCCAAGATTCTTGGATATGTTACTGAGGCTGCCTGAAAAGTATGGAGTCACTGGCGAAGGTCGAATGGAGGTTTTCTGGCGAACGGTGACTAAGAATACTTATGGAGAGGCCAGACCTTCCTCCGCCAAAAGGATCATCAATGGGGCCTGGTTTCACAAAATGGATAAAAGAGAGAATGCA GAAGCTTTCAATAAGTTCTGGCCCCATGATGCAGAATGGCTGGCCACCACGAAAGGATGCGAGTCTGTCTCATCGATGGAGTTTGGCTCGCAATTTGCGTATGGGGAGTACCTTCGACCCTTCGTAACAGAGAAAGGGTACGTCGGACTTGGCTCACAGAATTTGCAGAAGGGAGATACAGTCTGGGTGGTGCCACGATCACGGGTGCTTTTGATATTCAGGCATTTGGGCGAGTTTGATCCACAAGCGGATCACCATTGCCAGTTGATAGGAGGGGCCTATCTCCACGGGTTCATGGATGGTAGCTGGCGGGGAAAGAAAGCAACGAAAGATGACACGCAAGCTATCATAATTCACTGA
- a CDS encoding chondroitin AC/alginate lyase — protein sequence MTLIYTILFSFLFPLSYAFTHPGLLVTDTDITRIKTKLAEKKEPWTASWNKLTSIPFASADYKNNAVKEVNRGQNGEVLWHDAAAAFNLALRWKVSGEDQYAETASEILIAWADTLEILSGGDDAYLTAGLQGYELANAAELLRDYQPFAKNGLSKVINMFNKIFLPMNLDFLNHVLGSEHNVKHFFANWEQCNIASAMAIAVLTDNRTTWDFAVDYFKHGEGNGAINNGISNIVKEPGTGKALGQGQESGRDQGHSAMNFQVLGAIGQQAWNQGEDLFAYNDSRILLGAEYFARYNLGNDVPFEPYTNGIVSFDVISEASRGAVRPAWELLYSHYVNIKGLDAPWTKAYLNNSLEFFGGFEGGAGSWGEGSGHYDGLGWGSLLHHLDESDIQAAKSSAAGPEPSTTTSESQPTATTLATVRTVHGSKTTTADEGAETVTVKPSAVNAHRSSTTTATAIPQITEKPGKGCRARRPKSRKHHSVAN from the exons ATGACACTCATTTACACCatcttgttttcttttcttttccctctttCCTACGCTTTCACTCACCCCGGTCTGCTGGTCACCGACACCGATATTACTCGCATCAAAACCAAGCTCGCTGAGAAGAAAGAGCCTTGGACCGCGTCATGGAATAAGCTGACAAGCATTCCATTTGCCAGCGCTGACTACAAGAACAATGCAGTCAAAGAAGTGAACCGGGGCCAAAATGGGGAGGTCCTATGGCACGATGCAGCTGCTGCGTTCAACCTTGCTCTGCGCTGGAAAGTCAGTGGAGAAGACCAATACGCAGAAACCGCATCAGAGATCCTGATTGCTTGGGCAGATACTCTAGAGATCCTCAGCGGGGGCGACGACGCCTATCTTACCGCAGGATTGCAAGGTTATGAGCTTGCTAACGCCGCAGAGCTTCTCCGTGACTACCAGCCATTTGCAAAGAACGGGCTATCCAAAGTTATCAATATGTTCAACAAAATATTCTTGCCAATGAATCTCGATTTCCTCAACCACGTCCTGGGGTCGGAGCACAATGTCAAGCACTTCTTTGCCAACTGGGAACAGTGCAACATTGCTTCTGCTATGGCTATTGCAGTCCTCACCGACAACCGAACCACCTGGGACTTTGCCGTTGACTACTTCAAGCATGGTGAGGGCAATGGGGCTATCAATAACGGCATTTCGAACATTGTTAAAGAACCTGGTACGGGCAAAGCACTtggccaagggcaagaatcTGGCCGGGACCAAGGCCATTCGGCGATGAACTTCCAGGTGCTAGGTGCCATTGGACAGCAGGCATGGAACCAAGGGGAAGATCTCTTTGCTTACAATGACAGCCGCATCCTTCTCGG AGCTGAGTACTTTGCCCGATACAACCTTGGAAACGATGTACCATTCGAGCCCTACACAAACGGGATAGTCTCCTTCGATGTCATCAGCGAAGCCTCTCGCGGTGCGGTTCGACCTGCTTGGGAGCTTCTCTATAGTCATTacgtcaacatcaaaggTCTTGACGCTCCTTGGACAAAAGCATACCTTAACAACTCTTTGGAATTCTTCGGAGGATTCGAGGGCGGAGCTGGATCTTGGGGAGAAGGCTCAGGCCACTATGATGGACTTGGCTGGggctctcttcttcatcatctggaTGAGTCTGACATCCAAGCTGCGAAGTCCTCCGCTGCTGGCCCTGAACCAAGTACAACGACGTCAGAAAGTCAGCCAACGGCAACAACTCTAGCGACAGTCCGTACTGTGCATGGATCAAAGACCACAACTGCCGATGAGGGCGCCGAGACCGTTACAGTAAAGCCATCTGCCGTAAACGCCCATCGTTCTTCTACGACAACTGCCACAGCAATTCCTCAAATTACGGAAAAGCCAGGAAAGGGATGTCGTGCAAGGAGGCCGAAGAGCCGCAAGCATCACTCAGTTGCGAACTAG